One genomic region from Esox lucius isolate fEsoLuc1 chromosome 24, fEsoLuc1.pri, whole genome shotgun sequence encodes:
- the LOC114834056 gene encoding ladderlectin-like isoform X5, protein MGVLTMFLLLSAAFSLGDACFRPHRCNRGWHQFGSRCFRFEETLRSWTEAERHCQSLGGHLASVHSWKESRFLKMLTVGSPLTWIGGNDGGRPELTKVPRLTGDRSWSWTDGSGFNYHEWAQGEPNNYNGVREPCIQINFGGLYRWNDEVCEKNFASVCSRRH, encoded by the exons ATGGGGGTGTTAACGATGTTCCTGCTTCTCAGTGCTGCTTTTTCTTTGGGAGATGCATGTTTTA GGCCACACAGATGTAATCGGGGATGGCACCAGTTTGGATCCCGCTGCTTCCGTTTTGAAGAGACTCTGAGGTCATGGACTGAGGCAGAG CGTCACTGTCAGTCTCTTGGTGGACACCTGGCCTCAGTACACAGCTGGAAGGAGTCTAGATTCCTGAAGATGTTGACTGTAGGTTCACCTTTGACCTGGATTGGAGGAAATGATGGTGGTCGGCCAGAGTTGACAAAGGTACCTCGTCTGACTGGT GACAGGAGCTGGTCCTGGACTGATGGATCAGGATTCAATTACCATGAATGGGCACAAGGAGAACCCAACAACTATAATGGTGTCAGAGAGCCGTGCATTCAGATTAACTTTGGAG GTCTTTATCGCTGGAACGATGAAGTCTGTGAAAAGAACTTTGCTTCTGTCTGCTCCAGACGCCATTAA
- the LOC117593857 gene encoding ladderlectin-like → MGVIMVFLLLIATFSLGDARPSRCNRGWQKFGSRCFRFEETLRSWTEAEHHCQSLGGHLASVHSWKESRFLETLSVGSPLTWIGGNDGGRPELRKDRRWSWTDGSGFNYHEWAQGEPNNYNGVREPCIQMNFGEKHRWNDEVCEKRFASVCSRSH, encoded by the exons ATGGGAGTGATAATGGTTTTCCTGCTTCTCATTGCTACATTTTCTCTGGGAGATGCGA GGCCATCCAGATGTAATCGGGGATGGCAAAAGTTTGGATCCCGCTGCTTCCGTTTTGAAGAGACTCTGAGGTCATGGACTGAGGCAGAG CATCACTGTCAGTCTCTTGGTGGACACCTGGCCTCAGTACACAGCTGGAAGGAGTCTAGGTTCCTGGAGACGTTGTCTGTAGGCTCACCTTTGACCTGGATTGGAGGAAATGATGGTGGTCGGCCAGAGTTGAGAAAG GACAGGCGCTGGTCCTGGACTGATGGATCTGGATTTAATTACCATGAATGGGCACAAGGGGAACCCAACAACTATAATGGTGTCAGAGAGCCATGTATTCAGATGAACTTTGGAG aaaaacatcGCTGGAACGACGAAGTCTGTGAGAAGCGCTTTGCATCAGTCTGCTCCAGAAGCCATTAA
- the LOC114830236 gene encoding ladderlectin-like isoform X1 encodes MLTLTVILLLSAPFTLAGTKEGSQNKPCRQGWVKFQSRCFQFIRTPRTWMEAESHCLTLGANLVSVHSPEESHFLLQLTDGSPAWIGGSDAVQAHFVKSPFTTFQQNRQWFWSDGSTFGYQIWAKGEPNNFNSTREPCIEMNYGKEHRWNDNICDKTFSSVCLLKTS; translated from the exons ATGCTGACCCTGACTGTGATCCTGCTTCTCAGTGCCCCCTTCACGCTGGCTGGCACAAAGGAGG GGTCACAGAACAAACCATGCCGACAAGGATGGGTGAAATTTCAATCCCGCTGCTTTCAGTTTATTAGGACTCCCAGAACATGGATGGAGGCAGAG AGCCACTGTCTCACCCTTGGGGCCAACCTGGTGTCAGTTCACAGCCCAGAGGAGTCCCACTTTCTATTGCAGTTGACAGATGGTTCCCCTGCCTGGATTGGGGGCTCTGATGCTGTCCAGGCACACTTTGTAAAG AGCCCATTCACCACTTTCCAACAGAACAGACAATGGTTCTGGAGTGATGGCTCCACATTTGGTTACCAGATCTGGGCGAAAGGAGAACCAAACAACTTTAATAGCACCAGAGAACCATGTATTGAGATGAACTATGGAA AGGAACATCGCTGGAATGATAATAtttgtgacaaaacattttcttctgtgtGCTTATTAAAAACAAGTTGA
- the LOC114834056 gene encoding ladderlectin-like isoform X2 — MLVFYSKLFLDNITMGVLTMFLLLSAAFSLGDACFRPHRCNRGWHQFGSRCFRFEETLRSWTEAERHCQSLGGHLASVHSWKESRFLKMLTVGSPLTWIGGNDGGRPELTKDRSWSWTDGSGFNYHEWAQGEPNNYNGVREPCIQMNFGEKHRWNDDVCEKRFASVCSRSR; from the exons ATGTTGGTGTTCTATAGCAAATTGTTTCTG GACAACATCACCATGGGGGTGTTAACGATGTTCCTGCTTCTCAGTGCTGCTTTTTCTTTGGGAGATGCATGTTTTA GGCCACACAGATGTAATCGGGGATGGCACCAGTTTGGATCCCGCTGCTTCCGTTTTGAAGAGACTCTGAGGTCATGGACTGAGGCAGAG CGTCACTGTCAGTCTCTTGGTGGACACCTGGCCTCAGTACACAGCTGGAAGGAGTCTAGATTCCTGAAGATGTTGACTGTAGGTTCACCTTTGACCTGGATTGGAGGAAATGATGGTGGTCGGCCAGAGTTGACAAAG GACAGGAGCTGGTCCTGGACTGATGGCTCTGGATTTAATTACCATGAATGGGCACAAGGGGAACCCAACAACTATAATGGTGTCAGAGAGCCGTGTATTCAGATGAACTTTGGAG aaaaacatcGCTGGAATGACGACGTCTGTGAGAAGCGCTTTGCATCAGTCTGCTCCAGAAGCCGTTAA
- the LOC114830236 gene encoding ladderlectin-like isoform X2: protein MLTLTVILLLSAPFTLAGTKEGSQNKPCRQGWVKFQSRCFQFIRTPRTWMEAESHCLTLGANLVSVHSPEESHFLLQLTDGSPAWIGGSDAVQAHFVKNRQWFWSDGSTFGYQIWAKGEPNNFNSTREPCIEMNYGKEHRWNDNICDKTFSSVCLLKTS from the exons ATGCTGACCCTGACTGTGATCCTGCTTCTCAGTGCCCCCTTCACGCTGGCTGGCACAAAGGAGG GGTCACAGAACAAACCATGCCGACAAGGATGGGTGAAATTTCAATCCCGCTGCTTTCAGTTTATTAGGACTCCCAGAACATGGATGGAGGCAGAG AGCCACTGTCTCACCCTTGGGGCCAACCTGGTGTCAGTTCACAGCCCAGAGGAGTCCCACTTTCTATTGCAGTTGACAGATGGTTCCCCTGCCTGGATTGGGGGCTCTGATGCTGTCCAGGCACACTTTGTAAAG AACAGACAATGGTTCTGGAGTGATGGCTCCACATTTGGTTACCAGATCTGGGCGAAAGGAGAACCAAACAACTTTAATAGCACCAGAGAACCATGTATTGAGATGAACTATGGAA AGGAACATCGCTGGAATGATAATAtttgtgacaaaacattttcttctgtgtGCTTATTAAAAACAAGTTGA
- the LOC114832771 gene encoding ladderlectin-like: MYDLLNEAVFRNCLTGPHRCPGEWRQFGSHFVIFDETPRSWADAEFHCQSLGGHLASVHSWLESIFLEALTFDLPLTWIGGTDSGQPEMTQYKSWSWTDGSGFNYRQWAEGMPNNCIVGQSCIQMNFGDKHRWNNEVCEKPFASVCSQSD; the protein is encoded by the exons ATGTATGATCTGTTAAATGAGGCTGTGTTCAGGAA TTGTCTTACAGGGCCACACAGGTGCCCTGGGGAATGGCGCCAGTTTGGTTCCCATTTTGTCATTTTCGATGAGACTCCAAGATCTTGGGCGGATGCGGAG TTCCACTGTCAGTCTCTTGGTGGACACCTGGCCTCAGTACACAGCTGGCTGGAGTCTATATTTCTGGAGGCGTTGACTTTTGATTTACCTTTGACCTGGATTGGAGGAACGGATAGTGGTCAGCCAGAGATGACACAG TACAAGAGCTGGTCCTGGACTGATGGCTCTGGATTTAATTACCGACAGTGGGCAGAAGGAATGCCTAACAACTGTATTGTTGGACAGTCGTGTATTCAGATGAATTTTGGAG ATAAACATCGCTGGAACAATGAAGTCTGTGAAAAGCCCTTTGCTTCGGTCTGCTCACAAAGCGATTGA
- the LOC114834056 gene encoding ladderlectin-like isoform X3 yields MLVFYSKLFLDNITMGVLTMFLLLSAAFSLGDACFRPHRCNRGWHQFGSRCFRFEETLRSWTEAERHCQSLGGHLASVHSWKESRFLETLTVGSPLTWIGGNDGGRPELRKDRSWSWTDGSGFNYHEWAQGEPNNYNGVREPCIQMNFGEKHRWNDDVCEKRFASVCSRSR; encoded by the exons ATGTTGGTGTTCTATAGCAAATTGTTTCTG GACAACATCACCATGGGGGTGTTAACGATGTTCCTGCTTCTCAGTGCTGCTTTTTCTTTGGGAGATGCATGTTTTA GGCCACACAGATGTAATCGGGGATGGCACCAGTTTGGATCCCGCTGCTTCCGTTTTGAAGAGACTCTGAGGTCATGGACTGAGGCAGAG CGTCACTGTCAGTCTCTTGGTGGACACCTGGCCTCAGTACACAGCTGGAAGGAGTCTAGGTTCCTGGAGACGTTGACTGTAGGTTCACCTTTGACCTGGATTGGAGGAAATGATGGTGGTCGGCCAGAGTTGAGAAAG GACAGGAGCTGGTCCTGGACTGATGGCTCTGGATTTAATTACCATGAATGGGCACAAGGGGAACCCAACAACTATAATGGTGTCAGAGAGCCGTGTATTCAGATGAACTTTGGAG aaaaacatcGCTGGAATGACGACGTCTGTGAGAAGCGCTTTGCATCAGTCTGCTCCAGAAGCCGTTAA
- the LOC114834056 gene encoding ladderlectin-like isoform X4: protein MLVFYSKLFLDNITMGVLTMFLLLSAAFSLGDACFRPHRCNRGWHQFGSRCFRFEETLRSWTEAERHCQSLGGHLASVHSWKESRFLKMLTVGSPLTWIGGNDGGRPELTKDRSWSWTDGSGFNYHEWAQGEPNNYNGVREPCIQINFGGLYRWNDEVCEKNFASVCSRRH, encoded by the exons ATGTTGGTGTTCTATAGCAAATTGTTTCTG GACAACATCACCATGGGGGTGTTAACGATGTTCCTGCTTCTCAGTGCTGCTTTTTCTTTGGGAGATGCATGTTTTA GGCCACACAGATGTAATCGGGGATGGCACCAGTTTGGATCCCGCTGCTTCCGTTTTGAAGAGACTCTGAGGTCATGGACTGAGGCAGAG CGTCACTGTCAGTCTCTTGGTGGACACCTGGCCTCAGTACACAGCTGGAAGGAGTCTAGATTCCTGAAGATGTTGACTGTAGGTTCACCTTTGACCTGGATTGGAGGAAATGATGGTGGTCGGCCAGAGTTGACAAAG GACAGGAGCTGGTCCTGGACTGATGGATCAGGATTCAATTACCATGAATGGGCACAAGGAGAACCCAACAACTATAATGGTGTCAGAGAGCCGTGCATTCAGATTAACTTTGGAG GTCTTTATCGCTGGAACGATGAAGTCTGTGAAAAGAACTTTGCTTCTGTCTGCTCCAGACGCCATTAA
- the LOC114834056 gene encoding ladderlectin-like isoform X1 → MLVFYSKLFLDNITMGVLTMFLLLSAAFSLGDACFRPHRCNRGWHQFGSRCFRFEETLRSWTEAERHCQSLGGHLASVHSWKESRFLKMLTVGSPLTWIGGNDGGRPELTKVPRLTGDRSWSWTDGSGFNYHEWAQGEPNNYNGVREPCIQINFGGLYRWNDEVCEKNFASVCSRRH, encoded by the exons ATGTTGGTGTTCTATAGCAAATTGTTTCTG GACAACATCACCATGGGGGTGTTAACGATGTTCCTGCTTCTCAGTGCTGCTTTTTCTTTGGGAGATGCATGTTTTA GGCCACACAGATGTAATCGGGGATGGCACCAGTTTGGATCCCGCTGCTTCCGTTTTGAAGAGACTCTGAGGTCATGGACTGAGGCAGAG CGTCACTGTCAGTCTCTTGGTGGACACCTGGCCTCAGTACACAGCTGGAAGGAGTCTAGATTCCTGAAGATGTTGACTGTAGGTTCACCTTTGACCTGGATTGGAGGAAATGATGGTGGTCGGCCAGAGTTGACAAAGGTACCTCGTCTGACTGGT GACAGGAGCTGGTCCTGGACTGATGGATCAGGATTCAATTACCATGAATGGGCACAAGGAGAACCCAACAACTATAATGGTGTCAGAGAGCCGTGCATTCAGATTAACTTTGGAG GTCTTTATCGCTGGAACGATGAAGTCTGTGAAAAGAACTTTGCTTCTGTCTGCTCCAGACGCCATTAA
- the LOC114834056 gene encoding ladderlectin-like isoform X6: MGVILVFLLLIAAFSLGDASKPLGCSRIWHHFGSRCFRFEETLRSWTEAERHCQSLGGHLASVHSWKESRFLETLTVGSPLTWIGGNDGGRPELRKDRSWSWTDGSGFNYHEWAQGEPNNYNGVREPCIQMNFGEKHRWNDDVCEKRFASVCSRSR, encoded by the exons ATGGGAGTGATATTGGTTTTCCTGCTTCTCATTGCTGCATTTTCTCTGGGAGATGCGAGTAAGCCACTCGGATGTAGTCGCATATGGCACCACTTCGGATCCCGCTGCTTTCGTTTTGAAGAGACTCTGAGGTCATGGACTGAGGCAGAG CGTCACTGTCAGTCTCTTGGTGGACACCTGGCCTCAGTACACAGCTGGAAGGAGTCTAGGTTCCTGGAGACGTTGACTGTAGGTTCACCTTTGACCTGGATTGGAGGAAATGATGGTGGTCGGCCAGAGTTGAGAAAG GACAGGAGCTGGTCCTGGACTGATGGCTCTGGATTTAATTACCATGAATGGGCACAAGGGGAACCCAACAACTATAATGGTGTCAGAGAGCCGTGTATTCAGATGAACTTTGGAG aaaaacatcGCTGGAATGACGACGTCTGTGAGAAGCGCTTTGCATCAGTCTGCTCCAGAAGCCGTTAA